A region of [Bacteroides] pectinophilus DNA encodes the following proteins:
- a CDS encoding thiamine diphosphokinase, which produces MAVRNVLIITGGSVDIEWAKGWLERQKRAGITYDYCIAADSGLVSADKIGVTVDYMLGDYDSVDEDVLAKYQGNVPGDRYPAEKDYTDTELAIKTALDKIKAGNGRNNPEDPGEQSAALHASVTVIGATGTRLDHTLANIGLLEQIEREGVDGYIVDAHNMIRMLIMPGKDMVKISSRGQFGGYVSCIALTPVVHGLTMKGFKYPLDNHDLLQGVSLCVSNEITDEDGEISLKEGKMLVLETQD; this is translated from the coding sequence ATGGCAGTAAGGAATGTTCTCATAATAACAGGAGGGAGTGTGGATATCGAATGGGCGAAAGGATGGCTTGAGAGACAGAAGAGAGCCGGGATAACGTATGATTACTGCATAGCAGCTGACAGCGGACTTGTGAGCGCTGATAAGATAGGCGTTACTGTTGATTATATGCTTGGAGATTATGATTCTGTTGATGAAGATGTGCTTGCAAAGTATCAGGGGAATGTACCGGGAGACAGATATCCGGCAGAAAAAGACTATACAGATACAGAGCTTGCGATAAAAACGGCACTCGACAAGATTAAAGCCGGTAATGGCCGCAATAATCCGGAAGATCCTGGTGAACAGTCCGCGGCATTACATGCATCGGTTACTGTTATTGGTGCAACAGGAACAAGGCTTGACCATACACTTGCTAATATAGGTCTGCTTGAGCAGATTGAGAGGGAAGGGGTAGACGGATATATCGTTGACGCCCACAACATGATAAGAATGCTTATTATGCCGGGTAAAGACATGGTTAAGATAAGCAGCAGAGGACAGTTTGGCGGATATGTAAGCTGCATAGCACTTACGCCTGTTGTTCATGGGCTTACGATGAAGGGATTTAAGTATCCTCTTGACAATCATGACCTTTTACAGGGCGTTAGTCTGTGTGTGAGTAATGAGATAACAGATGAGGATGGTGAGATATCTCTCAAAGAGGGGAAAATGCTTGTCCTGGAGACGCAGGACTGA
- a CDS encoding DUF998 domain-containing protein — protein sequence MSKTSKSDASSYEAVSYEADTDTAHELLTVLKDCGMEDAYSQYDSISGSHVIYVCHTDYARANDISVTFHNDLEDAGEENGEEAAAEVQPVLLYSNSDEKYKDNLSSAYTFLIIGVAGLIALVLYDFGLIPVFNTASKILFNVVAAALFTGFIIAGIMSLRYSRKLKLAIDVDSAMLDKAVSYLEANLSKEAIENSYDSSDIPDEMKYYRRTDAIKQCISSEFDDVSEELMNEICDRYYNSMFGQN from the coding sequence ATGTCCAAAACTTCAAAATCTGATGCTTCATCATACGAAGCTGTATCATACGAAGCCGACACAGACACTGCCCATGAACTTCTTACCGTTCTTAAGGATTGCGGAATGGAGGATGCCTACAGCCAGTATGACAGCATTTCGGGGAGCCATGTGATATATGTCTGTCACACTGATTATGCACGTGCCAATGATATTTCCGTAACATTTCACAATGACCTTGAAGATGCCGGCGAAGAGAATGGTGAAGAGGCAGCGGCAGAAGTACAGCCCGTGCTCCTTTACTCCAATTCTGATGAAAAGTACAAGGATAATCTCTCATCAGCATATACATTTCTCATAATAGGTGTTGCCGGTCTGATTGCCCTTGTCCTCTATGACTTCGGACTTATACCGGTATTTAACACAGCTTCAAAGATTCTTTTTAATGTAGTTGCTGCCGCACTTTTTACCGGATTCATAATTGCAGGAATTATGTCTCTTAGATACTCCAGAAAGCTGAAGCTTGCAATTGATGTTGACAGTGCAATGCTTGACAAAGCAGTCTCATACCTTGAAGCCAATCTTTCTAAGGAAGCCATAGAGAACTCATATGACAGCAGCGATATTCCCGATGAGATGAAATATTACCGCCGCACCGATGCCATTAAGCAATGTATTTCATCTGAATTTGATGATGTGAGCGAAGAGCTTATGAATGAAATATGTGACAGATATTATAACAGCATGTTCGGACAGAACTAA
- a CDS encoding YicC family protein — MIKSMTGFGRCEMAEETRKISVEMKSVNHRYLEAGIKMPKKLNVFEARIREVIKKYIQRGKVDIFITYEDYADNKVSVKYNADIADEYMNIFDKMSRQFELRNDITISQLSRFPEVITMEEQTADEEEIWNFIRTAVEEACQQMLSARITEGENLKEDLMGKLDNMLAMVDFIEERSPKIMSDYRSKLMDKVTEILGDTTLDESRIATEVVMYADKICVDEETVRLRSHIDHAKKCLNEEGGIGRKLDFIAQEMNREANTILSKADDLEISNKAIDLKTEIEKVREQIQNIE, encoded by the coding sequence ATGATTAAAAGCATGACGGGCTTTGGAAGATGTGAGATGGCGGAGGAGACACGCAAGATTTCAGTTGAGATGAAATCAGTCAATCACAGATATCTTGAAGCCGGAATAAAGATGCCGAAGAAGCTTAATGTATTTGAGGCGAGAATCCGTGAAGTTATTAAAAAATATATCCAGCGAGGCAAAGTCGACATATTTATAACATATGAAGACTATGCGGATAATAAAGTTTCGGTAAAGTATAATGCGGATATTGCTGATGAATATATGAATATATTTGATAAGATGTCAAGACAGTTTGAGCTGCGCAACGACATAACAATCTCACAGCTTTCGCGTTTCCCTGAGGTTATTACAATGGAAGAGCAGACTGCTGATGAGGAAGAGATATGGAACTTTATCCGTACAGCTGTCGAGGAGGCATGCCAGCAGATGCTTTCTGCGAGAATCACAGAGGGAGAGAATCTTAAGGAGGACCTTATGGGCAAGCTTGACAACATGCTTGCGATGGTTGACTTTATAGAGGAACGCAGCCCTAAGATAATGAGCGATTACAGAAGCAAGCTCATGGACAAGGTTACGGAGATACTTGGAGATACAACGCTTGATGAGAGCAGGATAGCAACAGAGGTTGTTATGTATGCCGATAAGATATGTGTTGATGAAGAGACGGTGCGCTTAAGAAGCCACATAGACCATGCTAAGAAATGTCTTAACGAGGAGGGCGGAATCGGACGCAAGCTTGACTTCATAGCGCAGGAGATGAACAGGGAAGCCAATACAATACTTTCCAAGGCTGATGATCTTGAGATATCTAATAAAGCAATCGACCTTAAGACAGAGATTGAGAAGGTAAGAGAGCAGATTCAGAATATAGAGTAA
- a CDS encoding NFACT family protein: protein MALDGIAIANITHELESLLANGRLYKIAQPEPDELLLTIKNNKSQYRLTISANAGLPLIYLTDSNKTSPLVAPNFCMLLRKHLGNARIISVSQAGLERVIDFSFEHLDEMGDLCRKHLIVELMGKHSNIIFTTEDNVIIDSIKHVSAQISSVREVLPGRSYFIPDTMDKANPLELDFDAFTKHVLSKALKSSKALYTGLTGISPVIAEEICYRAGIESDQPAGTLSSDEQHRLFDNVNAIMELVKHNTFTPHIIYNGRKPVEFASIPLTIYESGDNTYRIEQCDSASSMLFAFYAQKNAQTRIHQRSVDMRKIVNTLLERNYRKLDIQEKQLKDTEKREKFRIYGELLNTYGYNIPEGSRSFETVNYYTGENVTIPLDATLTARENSVRYFDRYNKLKRTFEATSKLVEETQAEIDHLESILTSLDIAVGEEDLVQLKEEMIESGYIHRKGPAGKKVRITSSPFHYISSDGFDMYVGKNNIQNEELSFRLAGNSDWWFHAKKIPGSHVIVKTNGKDLPDRTYEEAARLAAYYSKGREQDKVEVDYTLRRNLKKPAGSKPGFVIYHTNYSMVADTDITGIQQA, encoded by the coding sequence ATGGCATTAGACGGAATTGCAATTGCAAATATAACACACGAGCTCGAGTCTCTCCTTGCTAACGGCAGGCTCTACAAGATTGCCCAGCCGGAACCGGATGAGCTTCTTCTTACAATTAAGAATAACAAATCACAGTACAGGCTTACAATATCAGCCAATGCGGGGCTGCCACTTATATATCTTACAGATTCCAATAAGACAAGTCCTCTCGTTGCACCTAATTTCTGCATGCTCTTAAGAAAACATCTCGGCAATGCACGGATTATTTCAGTCAGTCAGGCAGGTCTTGAACGCGTGATTGATTTTTCATTTGAGCACCTTGATGAGATGGGTGACCTCTGCCGCAAGCATCTTATTGTCGAGCTTATGGGAAAGCACAGCAATATTATATTTACTACTGAAGATAACGTAATCATCGACAGTATCAAGCATGTATCTGCACAGATAAGCTCTGTCCGCGAGGTTCTTCCGGGAAGAAGCTATTTTATACCTGATACAATGGACAAAGCCAATCCTCTTGAACTTGACTTTGACGCATTTACAAAGCATGTTCTTTCAAAAGCATTAAAAAGCTCTAAGGCTCTTTATACAGGACTTACCGGCATCAGCCCCGTTATAGCCGAAGAGATATGTTATCGTGCCGGAATCGAAAGTGACCAGCCGGCAGGCACACTTTCATCAGATGAACAGCACCGGCTTTTTGATAATGTAAATGCGATAATGGAACTTGTAAAACACAACACATTCACTCCACATATTATTTACAACGGACGTAAGCCTGTTGAGTTTGCAAGCATACCGCTTACTATATATGAATCAGGGGATAACACTTACCGCATTGAGCAATGTGACAGTGCAAGCAGCATGCTCTTTGCGTTCTATGCACAGAAAAACGCCCAGACAAGAATACATCAGCGTTCCGTCGACATGCGTAAGATTGTCAATACGCTTCTTGAGCGTAACTACAGGAAGCTTGATATACAGGAGAAGCAGCTAAAAGACACAGAAAAACGTGAAAAGTTCAGAATCTACGGCGAACTTCTCAACACATACGGGTACAATATTCCGGAGGGAAGCCGTTCATTTGAAACTGTTAATTATTACACCGGAGAGAATGTGACAATTCCTCTTGATGCCACACTTACGGCACGTGAGAATTCAGTACGATATTTTGACAGATATAACAAGCTTAAGCGTACATTCGAAGCAACCTCAAAGCTTGTCGAGGAGACGCAGGCTGAGATTGACCATCTCGAATCAATCCTTACATCACTTGATATTGCCGTTGGTGAAGAAGACCTCGTACAGCTTAAGGAAGAAATGATTGAATCAGGATATATCCACCGCAAAGGACCTGCCGGCAAGAAGGTGCGTATCACAAGCAGTCCTTTCCACTATATATCTTCAGACGGATTTGATATGTATGTCGGCAAGAACAATATCCAGAACGAAGAACTTTCTTTCAGGCTTGCAGGCAACAGTGACTGGTGGTTCCATGCCAAGAAAATTCCGGGTTCACATGTTATTGTAAAGACTAACGGAAAAGATCTTCCCGACAGAACCTATGAGGAGGCCGCACGCCTTGCAGCATATTATTCAAAAGGACGTGAACAGGATAAAGTCGAAGTTGACTACACACTCAGACGTAACCTTAAGAAACCGGCAGGCTCCAAACCTGGCTTTGTAATCTATCACACCAACTATTCAATGGTCGCCGATACCGATATAACAGGAATACAGCAGGCATAA
- the recG gene encoding ATP-dependent DNA helicase RecG: MKLTDLKGIGDKTARLLNKLSVYTAEDLVRLYPRSYDICGKPVLVSEIPEHTGDSLIAVDAVVARTPALKRVRNLQILTVTLRDEKGGLLKATWFNMPYLLGSLKPGYRYIFRGRPVFRNGDWVMEQPVLYTMEGYSSQIGIMQPIYPLTRGLSNKIVSKAMQQALDIKELVPELLPAELRRSNELAEINFAMRAIHFPKDMNDYEAARKRLVFDEFFFFMLNVRRMKENNSRQPNLSRIADDARTDEFIKKLPYELTNAQKRTWQEVSSDMNGERLMNRLVQGDVGSGKTIIAVLALMNTVYAGYQGAMMVPTEVLARQQYDDTCAMFEKYGININVSLLIGSMTASAKKKERQRIASGEAGIVIGTHALIQAGVEYANLGLVVTDEQHRFGVHQRESLTQKGSSVHTLVMSATPIPRTLAIIIYGDLDISVMNELPSSRLPIKNAVVGTDYRPNAYRFIENQVQAGHQAYVICPMVEAREDGDVMEDGRGDTFANTNMHATLENVVDYTTMLKKNLPSSINVEYLHGKMKPAVKDEIMERFHSGQTQVLVSTTVIEVGVNVPNATVMLIENADRFGLAQLHQLRGRVGRGAYQSYCIFVGTSNAKKENMDRLGILRESNDGFRIAEEDLKLRGPGDFFGIRQSGDMQFTIGDIYKDANLLKAASDAAAAIIENDPDLENDANAGLRMYFDRTDNKGDVVL; the protein is encoded by the coding sequence ATGAAGCTGACAGATCTCAAGGGAATTGGAGACAAGACAGCGCGGCTGCTTAACAAGCTTTCCGTATATACGGCAGAAGACCTGGTAAGATTGTACCCCAGGTCTTATGACATATGCGGGAAGCCTGTTTTAGTTAGTGAGATTCCTGAGCATACGGGAGATTCTCTTATAGCTGTTGATGCGGTTGTGGCAAGGACACCGGCGCTTAAGCGTGTTCGTAATCTTCAGATTCTCACGGTAACCCTCAGGGATGAAAAAGGCGGACTGCTTAAGGCAACGTGGTTTAATATGCCGTATCTTCTCGGTTCATTAAAACCGGGCTACAGATATATCTTCAGAGGACGTCCGGTATTCCGCAATGGGGACTGGGTAATGGAGCAGCCTGTGCTTTATACGATGGAAGGATATTCATCGCAGATTGGCATTATGCAGCCTATATATCCGCTTACCAGGGGTCTGTCCAATAAGATAGTCTCAAAAGCAATGCAGCAGGCGCTTGACATAAAGGAACTTGTGCCGGAGCTGCTGCCTGCGGAATTGAGAAGAAGCAATGAGCTTGCAGAGATTAACTTTGCAATGCGGGCAATACATTTTCCAAAAGACATGAATGATTATGAGGCGGCAAGAAAAAGGCTTGTTTTTGATGAATTTTTCTTTTTTATGCTTAATGTAAGGAGAATGAAAGAGAACAATTCAAGGCAGCCTAATCTCAGCAGAATAGCGGATGATGCAAGGACGGATGAATTCATTAAGAAGCTGCCGTATGAGCTTACGAATGCCCAGAAACGGACATGGCAGGAGGTAAGCTCAGATATGAATGGAGAGCGCCTGATGAACAGGCTTGTTCAGGGAGATGTGGGTTCAGGCAAGACAATCATTGCGGTTCTTGCACTTATGAACACTGTATATGCCGGATACCAGGGCGCAATGATGGTTCCGACAGAAGTCCTTGCAAGACAGCAGTATGACGATACATGTGCCATGTTTGAAAAATACGGAATCAATATAAATGTATCGCTTCTTATCGGGTCCATGACAGCATCAGCCAAGAAAAAGGAGAGACAGCGCATTGCATCAGGAGAGGCAGGGATAGTTATAGGAACACACGCCCTTATACAGGCAGGTGTGGAGTATGCCAATCTTGGACTTGTTGTAACTGATGAACAGCATCGTTTTGGTGTGCATCAGAGAGAAAGCCTTACACAGAAAGGCAGCAGTGTACATACGCTTGTAATGAGCGCAACCCCGATTCCGAGAACGCTTGCAATCATTATATACGGTGACCTTGACATATCAGTAATGAATGAGCTTCCAAGCAGCAGGCTGCCGATAAAGAATGCCGTTGTCGGTACAGACTACAGGCCTAATGCATACCGGTTTATAGAGAATCAGGTACAGGCGGGACATCAGGCATATGTTATATGTCCTATGGTAGAAGCACGTGAAGACGGTGATGTAATGGAGGACGGACGCGGCGATACATTTGCCAATACCAATATGCATGCAACACTTGAGAATGTTGTCGATTATACAACAATGCTTAAGAAAAATCTTCCGTCATCAATTAATGTGGAATATCTTCATGGCAAGATGAAGCCGGCGGTTAAGGATGAGATTATGGAGAGGTTTCATTCGGGACAGACGCAGGTACTTGTCTCAACAACGGTAATCGAGGTTGGTGTAAATGTTCCCAACGCAACTGTAATGCTTATAGAGAATGCAGACAGGTTCGGACTTGCACAGCTTCACCAGCTGAGGGGGCGTGTGGGAAGAGGTGCATACCAGTCATACTGCATATTTGTCGGGACATCCAATGCAAAAAAAGAAAATATGGACAGGCTTGGAATACTGCGTGAATCCAACGACGGGTTCAGAATTGCGGAGGAAGACCTTAAGCTGAGAGGCCCGGGAGACTTTTTCGGGATACGTCAGAGCGGAGATATGCAGTTTACAATAGGGGACATCTATAAGGATGCCAACCTGCTCAAAGCTGCATCTGACGCGGCAGCTGCAATTATAGAAAATGATCCGGATCTGGAGAATGATGCCAATGCCGGACTTCGTATGTATTTTGACAGAACAGATAACAAAGGAGATGTTGTATTGTGA
- a CDS encoding GatB/YqeY domain-containing protein, which yields MSKIDFIRGEMVAAMKAKDKARKDVLSLLLAELKNFEINNRRELTDEDGDQIILKQIKQLKETLSMTPSDRQDIIDECNFSISVLNEYAPKMMDEAEIKKVIDETLTELSIEKPTAKDKGAIMRVLMPKVKGKADGKLVNEVLAGYMA from the coding sequence ATGAGTAAGATTGATTTTATAAGAGGCGAGATGGTAGCAGCAATGAAGGCCAAGGATAAGGCACGTAAGGATGTGCTTTCACTTCTTCTTGCAGAACTCAAGAATTTTGAGATTAATAATCGCAGGGAGCTTACGGATGAGGATGGGGATCAGATTATTCTCAAGCAGATTAAGCAGCTCAAGGAAACTCTTTCAATGACACCTTCTGACAGACAGGATATTATTGACGAGTGCAATTTTTCTATCAGCGTGCTTAACGAATATGCACCTAAGATGATGGATGAAGCTGAGATTAAGAAAGTGATTGATGAGACACTTACAGAGCTTTCAATAGAGAAACCGACAGCTAAGGACAAGGGAGCAATCATGAGAGTGCTCATGCCTAAAGTTAAGGGTAAGGCAGACGGCAAGCTCGTTAATGAAGTGCTTGCAGGATATATGGCATGA
- a CDS encoding DAK2 domain-containing protein, with product MASNTIDAKLLQKMFLSGAGNLKAKKEWINDLNVFPVPDGDTGTNMTLTIMSAAKEVSALAEPDMASLAKAISSGSLRGARGNSGVILSQLFRGFTKEIKAVEAIDVNVLASAFERAVETAYKAVMKPKEGTILTVAKGAASKASELADVSDNLGEVMRGILEYAEEVLAKTPDMLPVLKEAGVVDSGGQGLVEVLRGAILAYEGNPVALDDETEQSESSAKTSGAGSLDNVEIKFGYCTEFIIMLDKKFDKKDELGFKAYLESIGDSIVCVADDEIVKVHVHTNDPGLAIQKALTFGQLTRMKIDNMREEHNQKVIEAAEAKKAAEAVDTASQAKEAAVEEVSEPKKDEPRKEVGFVTVVAGDGLAEIFGGLGVDYVIEGGQTMNPSTEDILNAVDKVNADTVFVLPNNKNIILAAQQAASIVEDKKIVVIPSKTVPQGITAMFNYEIARSAEENEQAMSEGMSNVKSGEVTYAVRDTSIDGHEIHCNDIMGLGDTGLLAVSHDVKSTVMQMLGAMVDDESELISIYYGSDVNENDADAMVEAVSAEYPGLDVELQRGGQPIYYYIISVE from the coding sequence GTGGCTTCAAATACTATAGATGCAAAGCTTTTGCAGAAGATGTTCCTTTCCGGAGCTGGTAATCTGAAAGCTAAGAAGGAATGGATTAACGATTTGAATGTGTTCCCGGTACCGGATGGTGATACGGGAACTAATATGACACTTACAATAATGTCAGCTGCAAAGGAAGTCAGTGCATTGGCTGAGCCTGATATGGCTTCTCTTGCAAAAGCTATATCAAGTGGTTCACTTCGTGGAGCAAGAGGTAACTCAGGCGTTATTTTATCGCAGCTGTTCAGAGGATTTACCAAGGAGATTAAGGCTGTAGAAGCTATTGATGTTAATGTTCTTGCATCAGCATTTGAGAGAGCTGTAGAGACTGCATATAAGGCAGTCATGAAGCCTAAGGAAGGCACTATTCTTACTGTAGCCAAAGGTGCAGCCAGCAAGGCATCTGAGCTTGCGGATGTGAGCGATAATCTTGGTGAGGTAATGAGAGGTATTCTCGAGTATGCAGAGGAAGTACTTGCCAAGACACCTGATATGCTGCCTGTGCTCAAAGAAGCAGGAGTAGTGGATTCAGGCGGACAGGGACTTGTGGAGGTTCTTCGTGGAGCAATTCTTGCATACGAAGGCAATCCAGTTGCTCTTGATGATGAGACAGAACAGTCAGAGTCATCAGCGAAGACATCAGGAGCAGGCTCACTTGATAATGTAGAGATTAAGTTCGGATACTGCACTGAATTTATCATAATGCTTGATAAGAAGTTTGATAAGAAAGATGAACTTGGATTCAAGGCTTATCTCGAATCTATCGGAGATTCTATTGTCTGTGTTGCAGATGATGAGATTGTTAAGGTTCATGTCCATACTAACGATCCGGGACTTGCGATACAGAAGGCACTTACTTTTGGACAGCTTACCAGGATGAAGATTGATAATATGCGCGAGGAGCATAACCAGAAGGTTATTGAAGCTGCAGAAGCAAAGAAGGCTGCAGAAGCAGTGGATACTGCTTCACAGGCTAAGGAGGCTGCGGTTGAAGAAGTCAGCGAACCTAAGAAGGATGAACCACGCAAGGAAGTAGGATTTGTAACGGTTGTTGCAGGTGACGGACTTGCCGAGATATTTGGAGGACTTGGTGTTGATTACGTTATTGAAGGCGGTCAGACAATGAATCCAAGCACAGAAGACATCCTTAATGCCGTGGATAAGGTTAATGCGGATACAGTATTTGTGCTTCCTAATAACAAGAATATTATCCTTGCTGCACAGCAGGCAGCTTCGATTGTTGAAGATAAGAAGATTGTTGTTATTCCATCAAAGACAGTTCCTCAGGGAATTACAGCCATGTTTAATTATGAGATTGCACGTTCGGCAGAAGAGAATGAGCAGGCAATGTCAGAAGGCATGAGCAATGTCAAGAGTGGTGAAGTAACATATGCCGTAAGAGATACAAGCATAGACGGACATGAGATACACTGCAATGACATTATGGGACTTGGTGATACAGGGCTGCTTGCTGTAAGTCATGATGTAAAGTCAACAGTTATGCAGATGCTTGGTGCCATGGTAGATGATGAATCAGAACTCATCAGTATTTATTATGGCAGTGATGTTAATGAGAATGATGCAGACGCAATGGTTGAGGCGGTATCAGCAGAGTATCCGGGCCTTGACGTAGAACTGCAAAGAGGCGGACAGCCAATATATTATTATATAATTTCAGTTGAGTAA
- a CDS encoding Asp23/Gls24 family envelope stress response protein, translated as MKGHIDSQLGSISIDSEVIAKYAGSTAVECFGIVGMAAVSMKDGLVKLLKGDSLTRGINVVVDDENKLEIDFHVIVAYGVSISTVADNLIENVKYKVQEFTGFEIKKINIYVEGVRVID; from the coding sequence ATGAAGGGTCATATTGACAGTCAGCTTGGCAGTATTTCAATTGATTCTGAGGTAATTGCCAAATATGCAGGTTCGACAGCAGTTGAGTGCTTTGGTATTGTCGGAATGGCAGCAGTGAGCATGAAAGACGGACTTGTCAAGCTCCTTAAGGGAGACAGCCTTACAAGAGGAATCAATGTTGTTGTAGATGATGAAAACAAACTTGAGATTGACTTCCACGTTATTGTGGCTTATGGTGTAAGCATTTCTACAGTGGCAGATAATCTTATAGAGAATGTTAAGTATAAGGTTCAGGAATTTACAGGATTTGAGATCAAGAAGATTAACATTTACGTTGAGGGTGTCAGGGTAATTGATTAA
- the rpmB gene encoding 50S ribosomal protein L28: protein MAKCAICEKGVHFGNAVSHSHRRSNKMWKSNVKSVKVKTEGGAKKMYVCTSCLRSGAVERA from the coding sequence ATGGCAAAGTGTGCAATCTGTGAAAAGGGCGTTCATTTCGGTAATGCTGTAAGCCATTCACATAGAAGATCTAATAAGATGTGGAAATCTAACGTTAAGTCAGTTAAGGTTAAGACTGAGGGCGGCGCTAAGAAGATGTATGTTTGTACTTCATGCCTTCGTTCAGGAGCTGTAGAGCGTGCATAA
- a CDS encoding GerW family sporulation protein, producing MAENEKFNATVESLFKGMDSFLSAKTVVGEAVTVNDTIILPFVDVSFGVGAGAFSGEKNNNAAGGLGGKMSPSAVLVIQNGTTKLVNIKNQDTVTKVIDMVPDLIDRFKGNSADKTEDEDVNAAIDEISDKE from the coding sequence ATGGCAGAGAATGAAAAGTTTAATGCAACGGTTGAGTCTTTGTTCAAGGGCATGGATTCATTTTTATCAGCTAAGACGGTAGTTGGTGAGGCGGTTACGGTCAATGACACTATAATACTTCCGTTTGTTGATGTATCATTCGGAGTTGGCGCAGGTGCATTTTCAGGTGAGAAGAATAATAATGCGGCAGGCGGACTTGGAGGAAAGATGTCACCAAGTGCGGTTCTTGTAATACAGAATGGCACAACCAAACTTGTCAACATTAAGAATCAGGATACAGTTACAAAGGTAATTGACATGGTACCTGATCTTATTGACAGATTCAAGGGTAATTCTGCTGACAAGACGGAAGATGAAGATGTCAATGCCGCAATAGATGAGATATCAGACAAAGAATAG
- a CDS encoding diaminopimelate decarboxylase, producing the protein MPKKTFVTLDQIKEITRTYPTPFHLYDEKGIRENASKLKEAFAWNKGYREYFAVKATPNPFILNILKDYDCGCDCSSLTELMMADRLDFDGKSIMFSSNDTPAEEFAYADKVGAIINLDDITHIDFLEKTIGRIPETISCRYNPGGYFKLGNSIMDNPGDSKYGMTHEQIIEAFKILKSKGAKNFGIHAFLASNTVTNEYYPALARILFELAVELHEKTGADIKFINLSGGIGIPYTPDKEPNDISVIGANVHKVYDEVLTANGMGDVAIYTELGRFMLAPYGCLVTKAIHEKHTYKEYIGVDACAANLMRPAMYGAYHHITVAGKENAPCDHKYDITGSLCENNDKFAIDRMLPKIDMGDYLIIHDTGAHGFSMGYNYNGRLRSSELLLKEDGSVQMIRRAETPKDYFATFDFTDIFKGIE; encoded by the coding sequence ATGCCTAAGAAAACTTTTGTAACGCTTGACCAGATTAAAGAGATAACCAGGACTTATCCTACTCCTTTTCATCTGTATGATGAGAAGGGAATAAGAGAGAATGCATCTAAGCTTAAGGAAGCATTTGCATGGAATAAGGGATACCGTGAGTATTTTGCGGTTAAGGCTACTCCAAATCCGTTTATACTTAATATACTTAAGGATTATGACTGCGGCTGTGACTGCTCATCACTTACAGAGCTGATGATGGCTGACAGGCTTGATTTTGATGGTAAGTCAATTATGTTTTCATCTAATGATACACCGGCAGAGGAGTTTGCCTATGCTGATAAGGTTGGAGCAATAATCAATCTTGATGATATTACACATATAGACTTCCTTGAGAAGACTATCGGCAGGATTCCTGAGACAATATCATGCCGTTATAATCCGGGCGGATATTTCAAGCTTGGCAACTCAATTATGGATAATCCGGGTGATTCCAAGTATGGAATGACGCATGAGCAGATTATCGAGGCATTCAAGATACTTAAGAGCAAGGGAGCTAAGAACTTTGGTATTCATGCATTCCTTGCAAGTAATACAGTAACTAATGAGTATTATCCCGCACTTGCCAGGATTCTCTTTGAACTTGCAGTAGAACTTCATGAGAAGACCGGTGCAGATATTAAGTTTATCAATCTTTCAGGAGGAATTGGCATTCCATATACACCTGATAAGGAACCTAACGATATAAGTGTAATCGGAGCTAATGTGCATAAGGTATATGATGAAGTGCTTACAGCTAACGGAATGGGCGATGTTGCAATATATACGGAGCTTGGAAGATTTATGCTTGCTCCGTATGGCTGTCTTGTAACAAAGGCAATTCATGAGAAGCATACTTATAAGGAGTATATAGGAGTTGATGCATGTGCAGCCAATCTCATGAGACCTGCAATGTATGGCGCATATCATCATATTACTGTTGCAGGCAAAGAGAATGCGCCATGTGACCACAAGTATGATATTACGGGTTCACTCTGCGAGAATAATGATAAGTTTGCAATTGACAGAATGCTTCCAAAGATAGATATGGGAGATTACCTGATTATACATGACACAGGCGCACATGGCTTCTCTATGGGATACAATTACAACGGACGCCTGCGTTCATCAGAACTCCTTCTTAAGGAAGACGGCTCAGTACAGATGATAAGAAGAGCAGAGACACCTAAGGATTACTTTGCAACATTTGATTTTACAGATATATTTAAAGGTATTGAATAA